The nucleotide sequence tgtttcaatgcttgatataagaaatatgttttcatatctcaaaaacatgatgtggctGGCAAAAACACCAGATTCGGATTTggcgcccccaaattacccaaaatccattaaaaactccatgcaagaaaaatcatgttgaccagtgttatccaATGGTCATTTTTGATGCTGTCTGCTTAAATGAGGGAGGAATGTGTGCCCATGAAAAAGGTCCAATCAGGACTTTTGTCTCTTGTGCCATACAGGTGAATGTTTaccaaaataaacaaagcacatGGTTCATCTACAAGCTGCGGCGAATGGAGCTGGCCCTGAGATCAACccttaaccccaccaccaccccaccaccagccacacacacacacaaaatttggAGCTGGTCCTGAGATCAACCCTTGGCACCGGATTCACACTGATCTCAAAAACATTTCCCGGCAAGACAAAAAAACATGAGAAACAGCACATCCATGGAAAATTGGCACCCTTGTGTACATCTGAAAACTAAATTATCTTATTAATGTTCATTTACTTAATTTTACTGTGTTTAGAGACTGCTGAAATGAGTATGTCATTGGTGTAAAACAGTTACATAAAGTGTCATCTTTCAGAAGCTGGAAAAAGTTTCACCTAATTCATTGAGGAATATCAATCTGCTGCTGGACTAATAACTAAATGTTTATGATGTGCAACCTACCTTAAGGTGCTCCTGTTGTGACAGGTGGCTGTTGTGGTGAGCTCTGGGTCCTGCTGTCTGGGCTTCACAACTCTTCTCCTGGTGCCTAAAGTGCTGCTGCTGGATCTGTTGCTGTAGATGCTGCTGGTGTCTGGAGTGGgagctctgctgctgctgctgctgcaactgCTGCTGTTGATGCTGATGCGTTTGCTGTTGGTGTTGCTGAGGATGAGACTGTGGGTGTTGTGACGGCTGTGATTGTTGGTGTGGCTGCTGTTGTGTGTGCTGCTGATGCGGTGTCTGTTGTTGATGtgggtgctgctgctgctgttgtactCCAGACTTTTCCAGGTGATGCTGTTTCTGCTGGAGGCTAGCAGGAGAGCCACTCTGACTGCTTCTAAGGAGACCTCGCTTCTTCTGCACATGCTGttcttgctgctgctgctgaagcGCCCTCTGGTGGATTGAGTGACGCTGTGCAGGATCAGGTTGTGTAAGGTGGTGGTGTAAATGATACAGATGCTGTCTCTGTTGCTCTTGTTGCTGTTGTTTCATATACATGTTACCTCCCAGGTGCTGACCAGACTGGGTTGTAATATGTTGTGTGTGGCCTTGGGGCAGATGAAGCACCCCTGGCTGGTTCTGATCAGGTGGTCCTTGAGGAGGACAGTGGCCATCAGTGGTTCGAGCAACTGAGCTCATGAAAGAGTTTGTGGAAAAGAGGGGACCTCCACCTTCTGAAGTAATCCTTGTCATAATGGCTGAGGAGCTAGGGGGCAGCTGCCCCATCATCACCTGGCTGTGATCTGCCGCCTTCACCTCCATATGACCAACAGCATTAGATGGAGGAGGACACGGTTTGGGTCGTTTTCCAGTGTTCATCATCACCTCCTCCTGGGCCTGCCGTTTGGAGATGTTCTTTACATGTCGTTCACCTGCAGCAGCCACAGCTTGAGCTCTCATTAATGCACTCTTTATGGGCGTATACTCATTAATCTGGACAGCACCTGAACAGGGTGACAGGGCATTGTTTGGTGGTTGAGATATATGGGACAAGCTCCCAACGGGTGATGGGACTGAACCCTGTTGGCCAACAATATTGGGGGAGCCAGGATAAGGCTGCTGACTGGAGCTGGGCCTGATCAAGTTGTTAACGCTGAGGCTCACCACAGTGCCACTCTGTGATGGGCTCTGAGACTGGACCTGGGCAAGAGACTGAGACTGGGAGTATGGAATGTTTTGTGGATGTCTGGTTCCAGACGCATTAGTGGTTACTTCCAAAACTGGACCTCtggcagatatctgaacagcaggTTTGCCTGTGACTGTATTAATAGGCTTACTCATCTTCGACTGCTGTGCAGCCGAACCCCTTTCTTTACTCGTAGTTGTGGGTGGGGTCTTTGGTGGGTCCCATGCAGCTGTCCTGGGATTTGTTGAAAGAGCACTCTCTGCAGAACACCCACCACTCCTTCTCCCTGGACTGTCTTGTTCAAGCATGGCCAATGCTAGGATATCTGCCTGCTCAGATGTGAATGTAAATGTACTAAAGGACCCAGAAGATGCACTAATGCCGTGGCCCTGGGGAAGCATGGAAGCTACAGAGAACCCTCTTCCGCCCCCAGTTGCTGCAGACATAGGGGAATCTGTCTGTCTGCTGGATGTCACAGGATGCTCCATAGTTTCATCATCAAAATTAGTATATACATGCTGAGGCAGTGCGAAATCCTTTCTTGAGGGAGGATCAGAAGTGACAGCAATCAAGCCCTCTTTCTCTGCTGCAGCAGAGGGATTTTCTTCCTGAGCCTCCCCGTCTCTCATAGAGGCTTGGGGAGGTTTGACTTCAGCAAGATGGCAGGGAGAGGGGTTGGACATGCTTATGTCAGTCTGCTGTGTTGAAGCTCTACCCACAGTGTCCCTTTTCCTGAACTCTAAACTAGTTGAGACACTAACAGAGTTCTCAACTGCAAAAAAGTTTGTTGCAGATGACAGAGGCACAGCTGTAGATGCTGAGATAGAAGCAGTGGACTGAGTCTCAGCCTTAGCGGATGGCAGAGGATCCTTGGCACTGGATGATTGGGAATTATGTATCCCTGTTAAGTTGGCAATCTGGTTTGACATTAATGGTGCACTAACAGTGACACTCCTGGTGCAGACCGAAGCGAGACATGTAGCAGGCACACTAATAGAAATGTTTTGAGCCACAGTGTCAGTGTCACTGAGCACTAATCTGCACTGCCTAGAATTATTGCTGCAGTCTGATCTCATATCTGCACTGGTGGCTGTCAGTTTCACATCTGTAACTGAGGCCTTGGTTACAGTGGGGTTGAGGTTTGTCACCACAGCTGTTTTGCGCTCCATGGCCACAGCTGCATTCACTGGTGGCCTTACTGTTGTATCAGTGACGACTGTGTCACTGTGTGCTGCAGTGATTCCAGTCACAGACATGTTTTCAGAGGCACCAGTTTCTGATGTTTTGCTCTGTGTAGATGACTGACTGACTACAGGAGCTTCACTGGATGAACTACATGTGATTGTATTTGGTGTATTTTGTGTAGAAATGAAATTTTCTTTAATTTTACCACTATTTGTTGTTGTCGTCACAACTGTAGTACTCATTGTGGCAATGTCAACTTTCAAACTTGAAGGCAGTACAACTTGACAGACTGTCGCTTGACCTGCCTGACATTCTGCAGCTTCCTCTGGATTGGCTGCCACAGCAGTAGCAGACTGTCCTTGTTTGAGTACTTTCTTTTTTGCTGGTTTAGTCCTATTAACCAGTGGCTTTTTCACAGTGGAAACTGTGCAAGGTCTTCTCCCTAAGACCTTAGAGGCTTTAAACACTGGCCGTTTTTTGACTGGGTTCAGGCAAGGGACCTGTAGCTGCTGGACTGGAAGTGCAAGATTATTTCCTGCGACAGTCATGAGAGCAgacggctgctgctgctggacgACAGGTGATAGATCAGTAGGAGACTGAACACTGTTCTGGTTAGAAATGTTAAGTGGAATGCCCTGAGAGATACTCTGGTTAAGACTACTGAGAGCTCCTAAACTGTTAAGGGCCACATTGGTAGTTGGCTCCTCAGTAGTAGTGGGATGGACCAACTGGAGTGTTCTTTGGCTACTCTGAGAGCTGGATTTATCAGAAGTCTTTACAGGCTGCAGGGCAAACATCTGGCCATTCACAGTGATAGTCTGTGGGGCTGAGGGAACTGGTGGAGAAGAGGACCTCTTGGGGGCACAGATCATTTGAGGACGTGGAAGAATGTGCACCAATTGCTTTCCCCCAACTGTCTGTAATGACGTGGCAGAAGCTGAACTGGTGGTTACAGCAATTTGTGTGGACACAGCGGGCACTGGAGTGGGCAAAGCAGCAGGAACAAGCCCAACCTGAGGGTTCTGAGGGGCAGGTGCAGTTTGATTAGGTGCTTGGATGATTACTATATGCTGACAAGACGTCGGATTGGTTATTTCCTCCCTTACCAATGATGGAGTAGGGCAGGGATTAGCTTGCTGCAGGATGACCACACTTGGGTTGTTGGTATTTTGTGGTGCCGTTACTCCTGAAGCTGCTGCTCCAGTTGGATTTACATGCAGCAGTTGCATGGTCTGTAGCAAGGGTAGAACAGTGGTCTGGGGCTGGGGCATTAATGCTGGCTGAGGGATGATTGCTGCTGGAGGATGGGCAACCAATGAAGCTGGCTGAAGTACAGCAGACTGAGCCTGAGATACCACAGGGTGGGCTACAACAGCTGCCTGGGGTACTATGGCTGACTGGGGGAGAACAGCACACTGAGGCTGAGGTGCTAAAACAGACTGAGGCTGTGCGTGGTTAAGGATGGATGGCTGTAGCTGTGCTGGCCTCTGAATAGACTGCATCTGAATGTGACCGGTAATGGGTGTCTGCTGTACAGGTACATGGGGCTGCATCTGTATTTGAATAGGCTGAGCAGAAGATTTGTTGCCTGAGGGGCAAACAGTCAACTGCTGGACACTCTGGGTAGTATTGCTAATCTCTGGGGTGGGTAGACTCTGGCATAATGGCTGCACTGTGTTCCCCGCCATATGcaaagttgtccaggtggtttgtgTACTACTTGCCGTCCCAGGCCTAAGAAGTGCTTGGCTGGTAGGAATAGCAGTGTAACTCACAGTCCTGATGGCATTATCCTGTGTAACCCTGGAATAAACATCTGAGGATGTTGATCTGGATGTAGTTACAGTCTGTGGTAGTGTGTTAAGGCTGGAAAAAGGTAGAGGTGTACTGTCAGTAGAGAGTTCTGAGACTGAAGTAGTTGTTATAGACAAGGGCCGCAATGGTGTGGcaggctgaggtggctcgggaagCGTTGCGGTGACTCTTGGGATCTTAAGAGTGATGTAAGATACAGAAGGTGGAAGAGTAGTAGACACTGGCAGTGTTTCAACCACACACTGCTCTGCCACTATCTGACCTTGCACAGATTGCGTGGATCTAATAGCTGTCCCAGAGAGAAGTGAAGGGGTCGAAGAAGCAGTATTAACTTGTACCACTGCACCATTTATTTTTAACCTGGTCCTAGCCATCGAAGGTGACTGAAGAATTAAAGTTTCCTTGGGCTGTTTCCTCGGGCTATTCTCCTTTGCAGCTGGGCGTATCACATTGCCATTGGTGTGGATGAGGATCTCATTTTTGAGTTGGTGAGTGGGGGTCACCTTTGCTACCTTGGCAGAGCGCTGTCTGCCATGCCAGTGGATAGTGGGGTCTTCTGAAATGTTAATGTCATGGGCTTTGAGGAGCTCAATATAGCGAGAACTCTCCTTCCTCATTTCCTCCAACTGCTTCCGTAACCTACAGATCT is from Thalassophryne amazonica chromosome 1, fThaAma1.1, whole genome shotgun sequence and encodes:
- the LOC117509594 gene encoding basic helix-loop-helix domain-containing protein USF3 → MPEMTETRTSGRKHKKKKNKESHNAVERHRKEKINAGINRIGNLLPCSQALKQSKNMILDQAFRYITELKRQNDKMLLEGGNKVQAQEICRLRKQLEEMRKESSRYIELLKAHDINISEDPTIHWHGRQRSAKVAKVTPTHQLKNEILIHTNGNVIRPAAKENSPRKQPKETLILQSPSMARTRLKINGAVVQVNTASSTPSLLSGTAIRSTQSVQGQIVAEQCVVETLPVSTTLPPSVSYITLKIPRVTATLPEPPQPATPLRPLSITTTSVSELSTDSTPLPFSSLNTLPQTVTTSRSTSSDVYSRVTQDNAIRTVSYTAIPTSQALLRPGTASSTQTTWTTLHMAGNTVQPLCQSLPTPEISNTTQSVQQLTVCPSGNKSSAQPIQIQMQPHVPVQQTPITGHIQMQSIQRPAQLQPSILNHAQPQSVLAPQPQCAVLPQSAIVPQAAVVAHPVVSQAQSAVLQPASLVAHPPAAIIPQPALMPQPQTTVLPLLQTMQLLHVNPTGAAASGVTAPQNTNNPSVVILQQANPCPTPSLVREEITNPTSCQHIVIIQAPNQTAPAPQNPQVGLVPAALPTPVPAVSTQIAVTTSSASATSLQTVGGKQLVHILPRPQMICAPKRSSSPPVPSAPQTITVNGQMFALQPVKTSDKSSSQSSQRTLQLVHPTTTEEPTTNVALNSLGALSSLNQSISQGIPLNISNQNSVQSPTDLSPVVQQQQPSALMTVAGNNLALPVQQLQVPCLNPVKKRPVFKASKVLGRRPCTVSTVKKPLVNRTKPAKKKVLKQGQSATAVAANPEEAAECQAGQATVCQVVLPSSLKVDIATMSTTVVTTTTNSGKIKENFISTQNTPNTITCSSSSEAPVVSQSSTQSKTSETGASENMSVTGITAAHSDTVVTDTTVRPPVNAAVAMERKTAVVTNLNPTVTKASVTDVKLTATSADMRSDCSNNSRQCRLVLSDTDTVAQNISISVPATCLASVCTRSVTVSAPLMSNQIANLTGIHNSQSSSAKDPLPSAKAETQSTASISASTAVPLSSATNFFAVENSVSVSTSLEFRKRDTVGRASTQQTDISMSNPSPCHLAEVKPPQASMRDGEAQEENPSAAAEKEGLIAVTSDPPSRKDFALPQHVYTNFDDETMEHPVTSSRQTDSPMSAATGGGRGFSVASMLPQGHGISASSGSFSTFTFTSEQADILALAMLEQDSPGRRSGGCSAESALSTNPRTAAWDPPKTPPTTTSKERGSAAQQSKMSKPINTVTGKPAVQISARGPVLEVTTNASGTRHPQNIPYSQSQSLAQVQSQSPSQSGTVVSLSVNNLIRPSSSQQPYPGSPNIVGQQGSVPSPVGSLSHISQPPNNALSPCSGAVQINEYTPIKSALMRAQAVAAAGERHVKNISKRQAQEEVMMNTGKRPKPCPPPSNAVGHMEVKAADHSQVMMGQLPPSSSAIMTRITSEGGGPLFSTNSFMSSVARTTDGHCPPQGPPDQNQPGVLHLPQGHTQHITTQSGQHLGGNMYMKQQQQEQQRQHLYHLHHHLTQPDPAQRHSIHQRALQQQQQEQHVQKKRGLLRSSQSGSPASLQQKQHHLEKSGVQQQQQHPHQQQTPHQQHTQQQPHQQSQPSQHPQSHPQQHQQQTHQHQQQQLQQQQQQSSHSRHQQHLQQQIQQQHFRHQEKSCEAQTAGPRAHHNSHLSQQEHLKPGQDHNGMQRLMNSRSLEQQLISPSSNPVSRPSELSCAPSRQERHRVSNYSAEALIGKSSSSNEQRMGLHLLPGRGTTQEQPDLRGYLDTSRGKASIAHNPQNCLSVDHPGPAEVQRVPECTPFKTMGGGGVHQLSGFEAQVSRGGDMAPKSVPPSQRGPQGQQQGGFRMGVGPPGDGRNRGGYSGAHPGSQGVQVGPVLSREQDGCHHGFMQSLLSSHLPEQSNHQRAVQCCPPVSMEYNCVPGNSAGDMQGKATSPSVPQTQKAQAMRLGESNKAHISQVSSNMHGSPAMRAGLPHPPTRHSSSEPGRSTAPSRPPPAISQRSRHTAQDTQPPKMRPGDRPRSGTLRPSVPFESEEHLPLPSAGGVLLSRPQSGGEVRRSSIVRFMADSAQAPSDNNLVPDQHITQNFGFPFIGEGGMNPPPPINTNSTFIPPVSQPSASRTPTLLPVEPQNPLPSFYPSYSPAAHPSLPSDIPLQYFPNQMFTSPSADKGSAPPLNNRFGSILSPPRPVGFGQASFPLLPDMPPMPIANSSGITPHISNFSLTSLFPEIATAMPTDGSAMPMSPLLSLSNTSSADSGKQPNRPAHNISHILGHDGSSAV